The Chryseobacterium indologenes genomic sequence AAGGTATTGAATATGCACCTTATAACGAATTTTATGCCTTCGATATTAAGTTAAACGGGGTTACTTACCTGGATACAGATATTATCAATATTATTTTTGAAAAAACAGGATTTTTCTATGCTAAAACCTTGTTTCAGGGTACATTGGAAGAAGCGTTGAAGTTCCCGAATGTTTTTAACTCTAAAATCCCGGCATGGCTAGGGCTCCCGGAATTGAACAATATGTGTGAAGGAACCATTGTAAAAACTTTGAAAACCAGATATTTTGGCAACGGTGCAAGAGTCATTCTGAAAAATAAGAATGAAAAATGGATCGAGAAATCTAAAATGGTGAAAAAACAAGCAAAAATTGCTCAGAAACCAATTCATTTCAGCGAACAGGCTCAGAATATCTGGGAAGAAATCCAGCAATATGTGACAGCCAACAGATTGAATAATGTGCTCAGCAAGACCGGTGAATTTGAGCCTAAAATGATAGGAAAAGTAATCGGTCTTTTTGCTCAGGATGTTCTGGAAGATTTTGAAAAAGATTTTCCGGCAGCTTTTGCAACCATTGAAAAGGAAGAGCAGAAAAGAATCAACAAAAAGTTGAATTCTATAGTTATTGATTGTGTAAAAGAAGAGCTGATGACTCTCAAAATATAGTTTCGGTATTGGTTACCGAAACTTTTTATGTAACAGGACCAGGATATTAAACTAATAAGTAACAAATTAAATGGAAAAATAATGAAGCATTTGACTCTTGAAAGTTATTTCATTCTATATTTTGATTTCCATTGAAACAAAAATTTTAAACAAAGTGAAAACAACAGAAAATATATTAATTGTAGACCTTGAGGCCACATGTTGGGAAAACCGACCACCAAGAGGTCAGGAAAGTGAGATCATTGAAATCGGAGTATGTATGATGAATGCCAGAACCGGTAAGATCTCCAAAAATGAAGGAATTCTGATCAGACCTCAGCATTCAAAGGTAAGTCCGTTTTGTACTGAGCTTACCACATTGACCCAGAATATGCTGGATAGCGAAGGAATGATGCTGGATGATGCATTTGACATCCTCAGGGCAGAATACGATTCAGAAGAACTGACATGGGCCAGCTACGGAAACTACGACCTGAATATGCTCCAGAACCAGGCCAGAAGGTTCTATACGGATTATCCGATGAGTGATGACCACATCAATGTGAAAACACTATTCGGGGAAATTCATCCTACCATAAGGAAAAGTGTCGGTATGAACAGGGCTTTGGGCGAGCTCGGAATGACATTGGAAGGCACTCACCACAGAGGAGTGGATGATGCGAAAAACATCGCCAAAATTCTTCATTGGTGCCTGAAAAATTACTAAAAAGATGGAGCATCTTTAATATTCCTCAATACACTGACTCTCTTGAAAAAGGGAGTCTTTTTTATAGTAATCTTGAGATTTTCTTTTTTATCAATTAACTTTGATGAAAATTTGTATCCATTGGAAGCACTTGTTGAATTGCTTGAACATACCGCCAGAAGTGTTTTTTTAACAGGGAAAGCAGGAACAGGAAAAACTACTTTTCTTAATGATTTTGTAAAAAAAACCCGCAAAAAACACATTATCGTTGCGCCGACAGGAATAGCAGCTATCAATGCGGGTGGGGTAACCATTCATTCATTATTCGGACTTCCGTTACGAACTTTTGTACCCACTACAGAACCAGTGGATCCTAATTTGGCTATGAATATTAACGAGCTTTTTCCTCATTTTAAATACCGGAAAGATAAACTCGATCTGTTCCGCGAAATTGAATTGATCATTATTGATGAAGTTTCGATGCTTAGAGCCGACCTGCTGGATATGATGGATCATTCACTAAGACGGGTCAGAAGAAATCAACTGCCATTTGGAGGTGCTCAATTGCTGTTAATAGGTGATTTGTACCAGTTGCCTCCTGTGGTAAGAGAGGATTCAGAAAGGATCTTATCAAAATTTTATCCAACACCCTTTTTCTTTTCTGCCAAAGCACTGCAGAGACTTCCGTTGATAAGCGTAGAGTTGATGAAAGTATATCGCCAGCAGGATAAAGAATTTCTTGAAATTCTCAATGCCGTAAGACATGCAGATTTTCGTAATCTTGATTTTGAAGAGCTAAATTCGCGATATCAGCCAGACTTTGAGCCTGAAAATGAAATCTATATTCATCTTTGCTCCCATAACCGTATGGCAGACCATATCAATCAGAAAAAACTGAGAGAATTATCCGGAACTTCTCATTTTTATCAGGCTGCAGTAACAGGAGAATTCAAAGAAACCCAATATCCGAATGACGAAATCCTGGAACTCAAAGAAGGAAGTCAAATTATGTTTATCCGAAATGATTCATCACCCGAAAAGAAATTTTATAACGGACGGCTTGCCACCATTTCGCATGTGGAAGAAGACCTGATCAAGGCTGTTTTTGAAGAAACCGCAACAGAAATAACCGTAACCAAAGAAGTCTGGGAACAAAAAAGATATAGCCTCGACGCAGAAAAGAATATAAAAACCGAAGTCATCGGAAGTTTTGAACAGTACCCGATACGACTGGCATGGGCGGTGACCATTCATAAAAGCCAGGGATTAACTTTTGACCGCGTCATTATTGATGCAGGAAGATCGTTTGCGAGTGGACAGGTCTATGTCGCACTCAGCCGTTGCCGTACTTTGAAGGG encodes the following:
- a CDS encoding exonuclease domain-containing protein, which encodes MKTTENILIVDLEATCWENRPPRGQESEIIEIGVCMMNARTGKISKNEGILIRPQHSKVSPFCTELTTLTQNMLDSEGMMLDDAFDILRAEYDSEELTWASYGNYDLNMLQNQARRFYTDYPMSDDHINVKTLFGEIHPTIRKSVGMNRALGELGMTLEGTHHRGVDDAKNIAKILHWCLKNY
- a CDS encoding RNA ligase, Rnl2 family codes for the protein MIFKTYNSIENAYQTRVIEQIRLQGFGDEVFIVQEKVHGANFSFFTDGKEIKIAKRTAFIGNDEKFFNAHQILERYRKNVLEVFHAVKKLYRDVQTIVIYGELFGGGYKHKDVEAVKDAVRVQKGIEYAPYNEFYAFDIKLNGVTYLDTDIINIIFEKTGFFYAKTLFQGTLEEALKFPNVFNSKIPAWLGLPELNNMCEGTIVKTLKTRYFGNGARVILKNKNEKWIEKSKMVKKQAKIAQKPIHFSEQAQNIWEEIQQYVTANRLNNVLSKTGEFEPKMIGKVIGLFAQDVLEDFEKDFPAAFATIEKEEQKRINKKLNSIVIDCVKEELMTLKI
- a CDS encoding AAA family ATPase, with product MYPLEALVELLEHTARSVFLTGKAGTGKTTFLNDFVKKTRKKHIIVAPTGIAAINAGGVTIHSLFGLPLRTFVPTTEPVDPNLAMNINELFPHFKYRKDKLDLFREIELIIIDEVSMLRADLLDMMDHSLRRVRRNQLPFGGAQLLLIGDLYQLPPVVREDSERILSKFYPTPFFFSAKALQRLPLISVELMKVYRQQDKEFLEILNAVRHADFRNLDFEELNSRYQPDFEPENEIYIHLCSHNRMADHINQKKLRELSGTSHFYQAAVTGEFKETQYPNDEILELKEGSQIMFIRNDSSPEKKFYNGRLATISHVEEDLIKAVFEETATEITVTKEVWEQKRYSLDAEKNIKTEVIGSFEQYPIRLAWAVTIHKSQGLTFDRVIIDAGRSFASGQVYVALSRCRTLKGIVLKSKITPEAVFCDQRIEHFQESTNANDILEQLVKQDKYDYSLHKIQMTADAGWLKEAVIHWKGFAVSSEIPDQKKLKELLQNFEKEAGKLEDIFRKFKKIIQQMSESFAVGERKWSEIEDKCKGAVDFFYNNTMENFFLPLKDFYSETSGARELKAFNAETRTLLYDLADYIDRLKDCDLLGVPLFDKENEVDTSVVIVKKPTHLITFQLFDEGMPPYEIAEKRKITVATVYRHLAKMGLTEVEKTFKM